A single Xylanimonas cellulosilytica DSM 15894 DNA region contains:
- a CDS encoding PhoH family protein yields the protein METSQTSDRRTFVLDTSVLLSDPRAMFRFDEHDVVLPIVVITELEGKRHHAELGYFARSALRILDELRVQHGGLDAPLPLGEAGGTLRVELNHVDASVLPPGFRLGDNDTRILAVAANLASEGRRVTVVSKDLPMRIKASAVGLAAEEYKAEQAVDSGWTGMSAIDVSDEQMAALWEHQELDVAELDPGVVAAAGPLHVHTGLVIHSARGSALGRVTADKKVRLVRGDQEVFGVHGRSAEQRVAIDLLLDESIGILSLGGRAGTGKSALALCAGLEAVMERRQHRKVVVFRPLYAVGGQELGYLPGTEAEKMNPWGQAVYDTLSALVSSEVVDEVIHREMLEVLPLTHIRGRSLHDSFVIVDEAQSLERNVLLTVLSRIGQNSRVILTHDVAQRDNLRVGRHDGVAAVIEKLKGHPLFAHVTLTRSERSPIAALVTDMLETLDL from the coding sequence GTGGAGACCAGCCAGACCAGTGACCGCAGGACGTTCGTGCTGGACACGTCCGTCCTGCTGTCCGACCCGCGCGCGATGTTCCGGTTCGACGAGCACGACGTCGTCCTGCCGATCGTCGTCATCACGGAGCTGGAGGGGAAGCGCCACCACGCCGAGCTGGGCTACTTCGCCCGCTCGGCGTTGCGCATCCTGGACGAGCTGCGGGTGCAGCACGGCGGGCTCGACGCGCCGCTCCCGCTGGGCGAGGCGGGCGGCACGCTGCGCGTCGAGCTCAACCACGTCGACGCGTCGGTGCTGCCGCCGGGTTTCCGGCTGGGGGACAACGACACGCGCATCCTGGCCGTCGCGGCCAACCTGGCGTCCGAGGGGCGGCGAGTCACCGTCGTCTCCAAGGACCTGCCGATGCGGATCAAGGCGTCCGCCGTCGGGCTCGCGGCCGAGGAGTACAAGGCCGAGCAGGCCGTGGACTCCGGGTGGACGGGCATGTCGGCCATCGACGTCTCGGACGAGCAGATGGCGGCCCTGTGGGAACACCAGGAGCTCGACGTCGCCGAGCTCGACCCGGGCGTCGTCGCGGCCGCCGGGCCGCTGCACGTGCACACCGGCCTGGTGATCCACTCGGCGCGCGGCTCCGCGCTCGGGCGGGTGACCGCCGACAAGAAGGTCAGGCTCGTGCGCGGCGATCAGGAGGTGTTCGGCGTCCACGGCCGCTCGGCGGAGCAGCGCGTGGCGATCGACCTGCTGCTCGACGAGTCGATCGGCATCCTGTCGCTCGGCGGCCGGGCGGGCACCGGCAAGTCGGCGCTCGCCCTGTGTGCGGGCCTGGAGGCGGTGATGGAGCGGCGTCAGCACCGCAAGGTGGTGGTGTTCCGGCCGCTGTACGCCGTCGGCGGGCAGGAGCTCGGCTACCTGCCTGGCACCGAGGCCGAGAAGATGAACCCGTGGGGCCAGGCGGTCTACGACACCCTCTCCGCGCTGGTGTCCTCCGAGGTGGTCGACGAGGTCATCCACCGCGAGATGCTCGAGGTGCTGCCGCTGACCCACATCCGCGGGCGGTCGCTGCACGACTCGTTCGTCATCGTGGACGAGGCGCAGTCCCTGGAGCGCAACGTGCTGCTGACGGTGCTTTCGCGGATCGGGCAGAACTCGCGCGTCATCCTCACGCACGACGTCGCCCAGCGTGACAACCTGCGCGTCGGACGGCACGACGGCGTCGCGGCGGTCATCGAGAAGCTCAAGGGGCACCCGCTGTTCGCGCACGTGACCCTGACCCGCTCGGAGCGCAGCCCGATCGCCGCCCTGGTGACGGACATGCTGGAGACCCTGGACCTGTAG
- a CDS encoding glycoside hydrolase family 3 N-terminal domain-containing protein: MTAAQYLDPTLPVADRVADLLARMTREEKVGQMMQLDAREGVKEHILDKHVGSILHTSPELVVEAHDLTDQTRLQIPLLIGEDAIHGHSFFEGATIFPTQLAMAASWSPDLVEKMARATAVETAATGIHWTFSPVLCIARDLRWGRVDETFGEDPHLIGELASAAVRGYQGAGLDDPTAILATAKHFAGYSETQGGRDASEADISRRKLRSWFLPPFERVAREGCRTFMLGYQTTDGVPITVNDWLLTDVLRGEWGYTGTLITDWDNVGRMVWEQKVQPTHMHAAAAAVKAGNDMVMTTPQFFDGALAAIEAGLITESDLDDAVARILTLKFELGLFEDRRRPSPARIAQVLGSHQDLNLEITRRSLVLLTNDGLLPLLPTPVVEPTPVVEPVETTPPVVEPVETAPTVSTGSTTGAGGMRIAVVGPLADDPQEQLGDWAGSSGQVTWLPDGHPREMITTVLDGLRAHVPTGWEVTHARGADILTLEPDPEGTHFPDGQPRPPIVVPAPVDDAQLAQAVTAAQAADVVVAVVGDRIELVGEGRSTATLDLIGGQTALLDALAATGTPFVVVLMASKPLVLPPSAAAASALIWAANPGMTGGRAIAELLLGQIEPSGRLPISFARHVGQQPTYYNQIRGQHGNRYADLTQAPAFAFGQGLSYTTVEYSDLVIDTPDVSADDAIRARVTLTNTGTRPALETVQVYVSDLVTSASWAERELKTFTQVTVDPGATLTVDLDLPAAACTIVDARGERVVEPGTFELQVGRSSRPEDLLRAEFTIA; encoded by the coding sequence ATGACAGCCGCGCAGTACCTCGACCCGACGCTTCCGGTCGCCGACCGGGTGGCCGACCTCCTCGCCCGGATGACGCGTGAGGAGAAGGTCGGCCAGATGATGCAGCTCGACGCCCGTGAGGGGGTCAAGGAGCACATCCTCGACAAGCACGTGGGCTCGATCCTGCACACGTCCCCCGAGCTGGTGGTCGAGGCGCACGACCTGACCGACCAGACCCGGCTGCAGATCCCGCTGCTGATCGGTGAGGACGCCATCCACGGGCACTCGTTCTTCGAGGGCGCCACGATCTTCCCGACCCAGCTCGCCATGGCCGCGTCCTGGTCCCCGGACCTGGTCGAGAAGATGGCCCGGGCCACCGCGGTCGAGACGGCCGCGACGGGCATCCACTGGACGTTCTCCCCCGTGCTGTGCATCGCCCGCGACCTGCGCTGGGGCCGCGTGGACGAGACGTTCGGGGAGGACCCGCACCTGATCGGCGAGCTCGCCTCCGCCGCCGTGCGCGGCTACCAGGGCGCCGGCCTGGACGACCCGACCGCCATCTTGGCCACCGCCAAGCACTTCGCCGGGTACTCCGAGACCCAGGGCGGCCGCGACGCGTCCGAAGCAGACATCTCCCGACGCAAGCTGCGCTCGTGGTTCCTGCCCCCGTTCGAGCGGGTGGCCCGCGAGGGCTGCCGCACCTTCATGCTCGGCTACCAGACCACCGACGGCGTCCCCATCACCGTCAACGACTGGCTCCTGACCGACGTGCTGCGCGGCGAATGGGGGTACACCGGCACCCTGATCACCGACTGGGACAACGTCGGGCGCATGGTCTGGGAGCAGAAGGTCCAGCCCACGCACATGCACGCCGCCGCGGCCGCCGTGAAGGCCGGCAACGACATGGTGATGACGACGCCGCAGTTCTTCGACGGTGCGCTCGCCGCGATCGAGGCCGGCCTGATCACCGAGTCGGACCTCGACGACGCCGTCGCACGCATCCTGACCCTGAAGTTCGAGCTCGGCCTGTTCGAGGACCGCCGCCGCCCGTCCCCGGCACGCATCGCGCAGGTGCTCGGCTCGCACCAGGACCTCAACCTCGAGATCACCCGCCGCTCCCTGGTCCTGCTGACCAACGACGGCCTCCTCCCGCTGCTGCCGACCCCGGTGGTTGAGCCCACCCCGGTGGTTGAGCCTGTCGAAACCACCCCACCGGTGGTTGAGCCTGTCGAAACCGCCCCCACGGTTTCGACAGGCTCAACCACCGGGGCGGGTGGGATGCGGATCGCCGTCGTCGGGCCGCTGGCCGACGACCCGCAGGAGCAGCTCGGCGACTGGGCCGGTTCCTCCGGGCAGGTCACCTGGCTGCCCGACGGGCACCCGCGCGAGATGATCACCACGGTCCTGGACGGGCTGCGCGCCCACGTCCCGACCGGCTGGGAGGTCACCCACGCGCGCGGCGCCGACATCCTCACGCTCGAGCCCGACCCCGAGGGAACACACTTCCCCGACGGTCAGCCGCGCCCCCCGATCGTGGTCCCGGCCCCCGTCGACGACGCCCAGCTCGCGCAGGCCGTGACCGCGGCGCAGGCGGCCGACGTCGTCGTCGCGGTGGTGGGCGACCGGATCGAGCTGGTCGGTGAGGGCCGGTCCACGGCGACGCTCGACCTGATCGGCGGGCAGACCGCCCTGCTCGACGCGCTCGCCGCGACCGGGACGCCGTTCGTCGTCGTGCTGATGGCGTCCAAGCCGCTCGTGCTGCCGCCGTCGGCCGCCGCGGCGTCCGCGCTGATCTGGGCCGCCAACCCCGGCATGACCGGCGGACGGGCGATCGCCGAGCTGCTGCTCGGCCAGATCGAACCGTCCGGGCGCCTACCGATCTCGTTCGCGCGGCACGTGGGCCAGCAGCCCACCTACTACAACCAGATCCGCGGGCAGCACGGCAACCGGTACGCCGACCTCACCCAGGCCCCCGCGTTCGCGTTCGGGCAGGGCCTGTCGTACACCACGGTCGAGTACTCCGACCTGGTCATCGACACCCCCGACGTGAGCGCCGACGACGCCATCCGGGCCCGGGTGACGCTCACCAACACCGGCACCCGCCCGGCGCTGGAGACCGTGCAGGTCTACGTCAGCGACCTGGTCACCTCCGCATCCTGGGCCGAGCGCGAGCTCAAGACGTTCACCCAGGTCACGGTCGATCCGGGCGCCACGCTCACCGTGGACCTGGACCTCCCGGCGGCGGCGTGCACGATCGTCGACGCCCGCGGGGAGCGCGTCGTCGAGCCGGGCACCTTCGAGCTCCAGGTCGGCCGCTCCTCCCGCCCCGAAGACCTGCTGCGCGCGGAGTTCACGATCGCCTGA
- a CDS encoding ABC transporter permease, translating into MTATVVSETPVAPVTPPRKKGLGSGFAMFRNGKSLTGLAILGVFVLMAVFAPLLTRFEPLEKDFTALRQPPSGTHWLGTTHMGEDVFAQIVYGTRGVLIVGFAAGIIATVIAIAIGVTAGYVSGWKSESLSALTNVFLVIPGLPLMIIITSQQENPSLFLVAAVLAITGWAWGGRVLRAQTMSLRNRDFVQAARANGEPLWRIITVEMLPNLMAIIASSFVGTVTAAVLGLTTLAFIGVIPITNLNWGTILFWAQQNGAFPDFWWWYVPAGLAIALLGVALSLINFGIDEYVNPRLRSAGERARALRKRGMKASSSVTEVRAVRRPPTTTPPIPPADDDAVAVTLTKDEA; encoded by the coding sequence ATGACCGCAACCGTCGTCTCCGAGACCCCCGTCGCCCCGGTGACCCCGCCCCGCAAGAAAGGGCTGGGCAGCGGCTTCGCGATGTTCCGCAACGGGAAGTCCCTCACCGGCCTGGCCATCCTGGGCGTGTTCGTGCTCATGGCCGTGTTCGCGCCGCTGCTGACCCGGTTCGAGCCGCTCGAGAAGGACTTCACCGCGCTGCGGCAGCCGCCGTCGGGCACGCACTGGCTGGGCACCACCCACATGGGTGAGGACGTGTTCGCCCAGATCGTGTACGGCACCCGGGGCGTGCTGATCGTCGGCTTCGCCGCCGGCATCATCGCCACCGTCATCGCCATCGCGATCGGCGTGACGGCGGGCTACGTCTCCGGCTGGAAGTCGGAGTCGCTGTCCGCGCTGACCAACGTGTTCCTCGTCATCCCCGGCCTGCCGCTGATGATCATCATCACCTCCCAGCAGGAGAACCCGTCGCTGTTCCTCGTGGCCGCCGTGCTGGCGATCACCGGCTGGGCGTGGGGCGGGCGCGTGCTGCGTGCCCAGACGATGTCGCTGCGCAACCGCGACTTCGTCCAGGCGGCCCGCGCCAACGGTGAGCCGCTGTGGCGGATCATCACGGTCGAGATGCTGCCGAACCTCATGGCGATCATCGCCTCGTCGTTCGTGGGCACCGTGACCGCGGCCGTCCTGGGCCTGACGACGCTGGCGTTCATCGGCGTCATCCCGATCACCAACCTCAACTGGGGCACGATCCTGTTCTGGGCGCAGCAGAACGGCGCCTTCCCCGACTTCTGGTGGTGGTACGTCCCTGCGGGCCTGGCGATCGCGCTGCTCGGCGTCGCCCTCTCGCTCATCAACTTCGGCATCGACGAGTACGTCAACCCGCGCCTGCGGTCCGCGGGCGAGCGTGCCCGCGCGCTGCGCAAGCGCGGCATGAAAGCCTCGTCGTCAGTGACCGAGGTGCGTGCCGTCCGCCGCCCGCCGACGACGACGCCGCCCATCCCACCGGCCGACGACGATGCCGTCGCCGTCACCCTGACGAAGGACGAAGCATGA
- a CDS encoding ABC transporter permease — protein MNTLRFFARRAAFYLFTAWAAITINFFLPRFMKGDPIQAYLARHRGQVTPEAIDSLRILFGLNTDKPLLQQYVDYWGLMFSGDLGRSLSRGLAPVTDVIAAALPWTIGLVGIATILSFSIGTLLGSLIGWSRGSRADVLVPISTFFSTVPYFWMGLIAIAVFASGLGWFPASHAYGRGSTPSWDPAFILEVIKHGTLPALTIVIASLGGWILGMRNMMITILDEDYVTVAQAKGLPARRVLTRYAARNAVLPQIQSFALALGFIVGGTLVMELVFSYPGVGKLLLEATGAKDYPLMQGLFLIITLTVLVANILADVAYAVLDPRTRQTEA, from the coding sequence ATGAACACCCTGCGCTTCTTCGCCCGCCGCGCCGCCTTCTACCTGTTCACGGCCTGGGCGGCCATCACGATCAACTTCTTCCTGCCCCGGTTCATGAAGGGCGACCCGATCCAGGCGTACCTGGCCCGTCACCGCGGCCAGGTCACCCCGGAGGCGATCGACTCGCTGCGGATCCTGTTCGGGCTCAACACCGACAAGCCGCTGCTGCAGCAGTACGTCGACTACTGGGGTCTGATGTTCTCCGGCGACCTGGGCCGCTCGCTGTCCCGCGGCCTGGCCCCGGTGACGGATGTCATCGCGGCGGCCCTGCCGTGGACGATCGGCCTGGTCGGCATCGCGACCATCCTGAGCTTCTCGATCGGCACGCTGCTGGGCTCGCTCATCGGCTGGAGCCGCGGCTCGCGCGCCGACGTGCTGGTGCCGATCTCGACGTTCTTCTCCACCGTCCCGTACTTCTGGATGGGCCTGATCGCGATCGCCGTGTTCGCCAGCGGGCTGGGCTGGTTCCCGGCGTCGCACGCCTACGGACGCGGCTCGACGCCGTCGTGGGACCCCGCGTTCATCCTCGAGGTGATCAAGCACGGCACCCTGCCCGCGCTGACCATCGTCATCGCGTCGCTCGGCGGCTGGATCCTCGGCATGCGCAACATGATGATCACGATCCTCGACGAGGACTACGTCACCGTCGCGCAGGCCAAGGGCCTGCCGGCCCGCCGGGTGCTCACCCGGTACGCCGCCCGCAACGCGGTGCTGCCGCAGATCCAGAGCTTCGCCCTCGCGCTCGGCTTCATCGTCGGCGGCACGCTCGTCATGGAGCTGGTGTTCTCCTACCCCGGCGTCGGCAAGCTGCTGCTGGAGGCCACCGGGGCCAAGGACTACCCGCTCATGCAGGGGCTGTTCCTGATCATCACCCTCACGGTGCTCGTCGCCAACATCCTGGCCGACGTCGCCTACGCCGTCCTCGACCCGCGCACGCGCCAGACGGAGGCCTGA
- a CDS encoding ABC transporter ATP-binding protein, which produces MSMLELKGVTKKYHVRGAGSMLALDDVDVTVTSGRTVALVGQSGSGKSTIAKIITQLERATSGQVLLDGTPIPRRGAGLRRYRQQVRMVFQDPFASLNPYHTIRHHLERPLRLDRVVPKADVEAEVVRLLEVVRLDPGATIDRRPHELSGGQRQRVAIARAIASRPALLVADEPVSMLDVSIRLGVLNLLAELQRSQNLGVLYITHDLATARHFSDEIMVLHRGRVVEQGPSDEVILRPQHDYTKALLAASPDPDKHFAANGGTR; this is translated from the coding sequence ATGAGCATGCTGGAGCTGAAGGGCGTCACGAAGAAGTACCACGTGCGCGGCGCCGGGTCGATGCTCGCGCTCGACGACGTCGACGTGACCGTGACCTCGGGCCGCACGGTGGCCCTCGTGGGCCAGTCCGGGTCGGGCAAGTCGACGATCGCGAAGATCATCACCCAGCTCGAGCGCGCGACGTCGGGGCAGGTGCTGCTGGACGGCACCCCGATCCCCCGCCGCGGCGCAGGGCTGCGCCGGTACCGCCAGCAGGTGCGCATGGTCTTCCAGGACCCGTTCGCGTCGCTGAACCCGTACCACACCATCCGTCACCACCTGGAGCGCCCGCTGCGGCTCGACCGCGTGGTGCCGAAGGCCGACGTCGAGGCCGAGGTGGTGCGCCTGCTCGAGGTGGTGCGCCTGGACCCGGGCGCCACGATCGACCGCCGCCCGCACGAGCTCTCGGGTGGTCAGCGCCAGCGCGTGGCCATCGCCCGCGCGATCGCGTCCCGGCCGGCGCTGCTGGTGGCCGACGAGCCCGTGTCGATGCTCGACGTCTCGATCCGCCTCGGCGTGCTCAACCTGCTCGCCGAGCTGCAGCGCTCCCAGAACCTGGGCGTCCTGTACATCACGCACGACCTGGCCACGGCCCGGCACTTCTCGGACGAGATCATGGTGCTCCACCGCGGCCGCGTCGTGGAGCAGGGCCCCTCGGACGAGGTGATCCTGCGCCCGCAGCACGACTACACGAAGGCGCTGCTCGCCGCGTCGCCGGACCCCGACAAGCACTTCGCCGCGAACGGGGGCACCCGATGA
- a CDS encoding ABC transporter ATP-binding protein, producing the protein MTSENVLTVRDFSVVYDVDPPVEAVADMSLDLLRGEILGLAGESGCGKTTLAYGIQRLLKPPAVITSGTVVFHDESGTDVDLLALDEASLQRFRWDKASMVFQGAMNALNPVLSIGTQLGDVFETHRPRMSRAERVHECAQLLDIVGVGRDRLRSYPHELSGGMRQRVMIAMALALRPQLMVMDEPTTALDVLVQREILLQISELREEFGFSVIFITHDLPLLLEISDRIAVMKEGRIVELDTASAIYHHASHEYTRKLLGSFPSLTGDRGGFLRTGEGAA; encoded by the coding sequence GTGACCAGTGAGAACGTGCTCACGGTCCGCGACTTCAGCGTCGTCTACGACGTCGACCCGCCTGTCGAGGCGGTCGCCGACATGTCGCTCGACCTGTTGCGCGGCGAGATCCTGGGCCTGGCCGGCGAGTCCGGCTGCGGCAAGACGACCCTGGCGTACGGCATCCAGCGCCTGCTCAAGCCGCCGGCCGTCATCACCTCCGGCACCGTCGTCTTCCACGACGAGTCCGGCACCGACGTCGACCTGCTCGCCCTCGACGAGGCGTCGCTCCAGCGCTTCCGCTGGGACAAGGCGTCCATGGTGTTCCAGGGCGCGATGAACGCCCTGAACCCGGTGCTGTCGATCGGCACGCAGCTCGGTGACGTCTTCGAGACCCACCGGCCCCGGATGAGCCGCGCGGAGCGCGTGCACGAGTGCGCGCAGCTCCTCGACATCGTCGGCGTCGGCCGGGACCGCCTGCGGTCGTACCCGCACGAGCTCTCCGGCGGCATGCGTCAGCGCGTGATGATCGCGATGGCCCTCGCGCTGCGGCCGCAGCTCATGGTCATGGACGAGCCGACGACGGCGCTGGACGTCCTGGTGCAGCGCGAGATCCTGCTGCAGATCTCCGAGCTGCGCGAGGAGTTCGGCTTCTCCGTCATCTTCATCACCCACGACCTGCCGCTGCTGCTCGAGATCTCCGACCGCATCGCGGTGATGAAGGAGGGGCGGATCGTCGAGCTGGACACGGCGTCGGCCATCTACCACCACGCGAGCCACGAGTACACGCGCAAGCTCCTGGGCTCCTTCCCGAGCCTCACGGGCGACCGCGGCGGGTTCCTGCGCACCGGGGAGGGAGCGGCATGA